The DNA sequence CATGAAGGTACATATAGACAGCCCTGGCACGATGCGGAAGCTCCGAGGAATAAAGAGAAAAAAAGTAACCCACAGCTTCACCTCCTATTCAATCCGAACAGGTGCTTTTGTCCTGGCAGGCGCTTCCGGCTCCTGAATCGGTGAGTGAAGTATTCCGCCCGATGCGGATGGACCAGCTTCAGCTTCCTCCGTCACATCCACGCTGGCAGAGTGCCGGCGGATGATTTCTTCCTCTACCCTGTGTCTGTCGGCATACTCCACCCTCCGGGCCGATTTCTCGGAAATCTCATAAGGCTTGCCGAAGGTTATACCCCATTCCGTAAATAGCTTTAGCTTGGTACGCATCGGGTAGGTGCCCGTCTTTGTGATAACAAAATGACCCTTAGGCATAGACTTTAGCTCATCCGGTGTCATCAGCGGACGCTCGATCATTTGCAGGCTCTGCGACGGGTCGTTTTTACCCCGGCTGACGGAGCCGCTCATGACGGTCTTGCTTCCCATGGCTTTTGATAAAATCTGCGCTGATTCGCTATTGGGAGCAAAGCCGCCGAACACGGTATCCTGGCAGTTGTCAATGATGATGGCAGAGCCTTCGCGGCCATAGTTTTTCTCCAGCTGAGCAAAGCTCTGGATGATGGCTACAATGGACACACGACGGGAACGGGAAGCAGAGAACATCATCTCCGCCGACTCGATTTTGGGGATGGTTCCGATCTCGTCGAGAAACATCATCACACGGTTGGGGAGCTTTCCTCCATGCTCGTCAGCCACTGACAGGATTTCACGGTAGAGCTGCTGGACGATCAGGCTGATAATGAAATACTTTGTGTTGTCTTCCTCCGGCATTACCAGGAATATTGCACTTTTCTCTGTACAAAACTTCTCCGCATCGATTGCTGTGTCAAAGCACAGGATTTGCTCCAGCTCAGAATCCAGAAACGAATTGAGCCTTGACAGCGCCGTAGAAAGAACACTCTGCATTGCTTGTTCCGCAGTATTGAGTGCCGCCCCAGCGAACCACTTGGTCTTGTGCTCATCCGGCAGATGGACAAGGAGCAGCTGAAACAAAGTCCTGCCCTTGACGCCGCTGGGTGCAAGCAGATCCTGAATGAGCTTGAATACGGATACTATGTGCCTCTGCTTCGGTTCACAGTATTCCGCTATAAGCAGAATCACGGATGTCAGCAGTCCTTCCGCCGCGTCATAGAAGAAGGCATTTTGTCCAGCCATTGCCGTATCGAAACCTCCGGAGTTAATGATAGTCTTTGCGGTAATCTTTGCATACTTCTCCGCTCTGGCTTTAAATGCAAGATTCTGAGGATTATTGAGATATGCATCCATATACCGGTTGACCAGATGGAGAAGATTGTTTCCGTCCGAGCGGGTAGGGTTTCTCAGGTCAATGACTGCAATATCGTATCCATATTTTTCTTTTGCAATCCCGGCATAATTGCGGTAGAGATCGCCCTTGGTGTCGGTGGTCACAAAACTCATTCCGCAGGCGCAGGCATATTCTAGATTAGGATAAAGAAAGTTAGCGGTCTTGCCGACGCCTGCCGCGCCGATCATCAGACAGTGGATATCGTCATCGTCTACCATCGCATATCCGTGCTGAGCTTTATTATCAAACAGCGACGCTTTCCTCCAGCCGACTATCAGACCCTGCTCTTTCGGAAGGCTTTCACCCTTTCTCCACTTCTCCGGCTCGTAGGGAATTTCTGTATAAGTCTTTTTAATCTCCTGCTTCGTTGCCCAGCGCGCCGTACCGTGCTGGCCGTCGCCGACGGTTTTGGACTTGATCCCGTTTAAGGTGTAGTAATGCGCTATAAGCGATAACAAACCGATAACCCCGAACATAGACAGTCCGGCGGCTGATAGGATTATGATTTGGGATGTCTGCAACTCGATCCCTCCTTTACATGGTCATAGAAAAATTTACTGCTTGCTCCTGCACCGGCAACATCGATGGCAGCTCCTGCTCAACAAACATTATGGTTTTAATGCAATCCAGCGCAAGGAGCTGATAGGAGGACAGGAGCTTTTCCTTATCCTCCAGTGTACGGATGCCGATCATCTGAAGCTGACGGCTGATATTGGAAACGTCCTGTCGCAGCTGCTCCGCCTTGGTGCGAAGCCAGCCACGATCCTCATGGGGACGGTAGCTGTCCTGCAGCTTTTGAATGAGCTGCACCATTGTCACTGGCTGTTCCATCTGGCGCATTTGCCTTTGCATGGATGTCAGTGAGCTGGCTGCCATGCACTGCAGACATTCCCGAACAGCTTCCGAATTCAGAGCTGCTGTTTTGCCGGAGGCTAGTAGCGGCTCCACTGCCTCGGCGCACTCTGCAAGGAAGAAGTCAATGTCTTTATGCGCTGAAAGAGCATTGCACAAATCATGTAGCTCCCTAACAACCTTTGGCAGAAGCTCCAGCTTCGGATGCTCTCTTGCCGGGATGGGACTTACACCGTTTTTGGCTTTCAGATCCTCATTCCAGTCCTTGTACTGCGATTGCATTACTGAAATATCCCTATAGCCCTTTTCGTGCAGGATATCTTTCAGGCGGCTGACAGCCTCAATGCCTGCTTCATCATGGTCCAGGCACAGCACGACGCTTTTCAGATGAGGATTCAGCTCCAGCTGGCAGAGCATAGCGTGTTCCGATACGCCATCAAGCGTGACATAGCTGTGGTGCTTCCAGCCATCTTTATTCAGGGTGATAAACGACAGCATATCCACAGGCGCCTCAAAAACGTATAGTGTATCGCTTTCCCCCAACCGGTGAAAGCTGTATTTCGGATCACTGCCTTCCACGTTGCCCTTGTATGGCTCTCCCCGAGTATAGGTTCCGCGTTTGTGAGCATGACGGGGAATGCCGTTTTCATCCAGGCCCACAAATACTGCATTGTGATATTTCTTATCCTCATAAATCAGCTTTTCGTGGGCGAAGTGCGTCAGCACTTCCCTGTCTATGAAGCGCTGTTTGATAAGATAGGCAAACACTCGGCGCATATCCATATTGGCTTCTGGCAGCGCGAAGAATTTGCGTGTAAGCGGCACACTCTTGGAGGTCTGGTTCCATTCCACACCGGACTCGCCGCCGAGGAGCAGCGTAACGGCTTCGGGAAAGCTCATGTCATAGAACTGCTGGACAAAGTCGATGGCATGGCCGCCTTCTTTCCTGGAATGACGGAACCACTGACTGCCGCGCACGGTCACGCTGTCATGACGTTTCCAGCGCCACTCGCGGCCGGAACGAACGAGCTGTTCACCCTGCCGTTGGAGGAAGTCCACTAAATCCACTGAATTGGCCCGTTGTTTTTGTTCGTCTGTAAAGTGAATATATTCCATACTCCACTACCCCCTTAGTCAGCGTTTTCTCTTGCCGCACCGACGAAAAAAAGCCACCCGCCGATGAGCGGATGGTTTGGGTGATGTCGGTTTGATTTTTACGGGAATCGGTTCTTTTTTTCGGAGCAGTTTTGGATATTGCATCCGCATGTAAGCCCTCCTTTGTATTAATAGTTTGTATGCTTGAGTTCATGATCGTCCTGGGCGTGACCTTGGGCGATCTTTTTCTCACGGATTTTTCGACGCAGTTTGCTGTCCGTCTGCATGGCGGGACCGCCGGAAAGTCTTTGCTGTTCATCCCTGAAAATCCGGCTTAAGTGATGCAGGAGCCTTGTCGCTGCAAGTAACAGAAAGGGATTACTGAAAGTGTCCATATTGTCAAGAAAATACCGCGCGTAAACGTTACCCTGTTCAGCAGACAAGGTGAACCAGCGTACTGCGGCTTCACGGTCATAAGGGACATCCTCGCCCATAAGGAACAGCTTGCCGAGAGCATATTGTGCATGCTGGTTGCCCTGCTCCGCAGAAGCGGTCAGCCATTCAACAGCCGTTTTCACATCCTTGGGGTGACCGTCTCCCAGCAGATAGCGTCTTCCGAGGCGATACTGAGCGAATGAATTATTGGGAACCGACGCTTTCGTTAACAGTTCCGCAGAGTTTTCGGTATTCATCTCCTGCCCGTCATCGGGTAACTGCTCCGCTTCCTCATCTCCCTCTAAAGTAAAATAGTGACTGCTGATGCTCATGGCTTCGGAGATCACCATATTTTTTATGCTCTTAAATTCTTTCTGCCGCGAGAGCGGCAGTGGATCAGGAGTCTTGTCAGTATATGTTCGCAGGACTTCGTTCCGAAGCCCATGCCATTTTGCATAGGCTTCCGACACCTGCTCATTCTTCGCCAGCTCATCTACGATCTGATCCACGATTGCTTTAAGTGGCGCTTTTAGATAACCGTAGTGCTTCTTTCCTGAGGTGTGCTTCAACCGTTCTGCCAGATGCATGAGCAGTGCCTCAATAGTTTCGCTCTCACACACGCTCCCGCTCATCCTGCCTATAATCTCTCTTAAGGCTTCACGGCTCTTGCCGGCGAGCTCGTTTCTTTGAGTGGTTTGCTCAGCATATATCTGAATCAAATCCTGCTGAAAGATTTCCCTTGCCAGACTGCCCCGCATTTTATCAATTGCAGTCTTAGTGACATACCCTTCGCGGGGATTCACCGAGTGCACGAGCATGTGGCAGTGAGGATGATGGCCTTCGTTATGAAATGCAGCATACCAGCGCAGATTTTCCGGAGCTATTTTCATCTGCTCGGCAAGCATATTCCGCTGCTTGCGCAGGAGTGCCATCCATGCGGCGGCATTATCATATCCAAGCCGGGCGGCATCCTCCCGCCGCAGAGAAATGATAGGAGTCCAGACATTTCCGGTATGCTGGGCAACTTCTTCCATCACCTTTGACAGCACCAGCGGCGTATCCCCATCGGAAAACAGTCCATGGGTTCCTAGCTTCTCAGCACGGGGACGAGTAGCAATGTAATTGACATAGATCTCCTGATGGGATAGTTGATCCAGATTTTGATCCAGTGCTGAGCTGATGAATTCCGAAGCATTTTTCGTAGTTGGATGTTTGAGATAGTCCTCGTACTCGAACACATCCGCGGTATCAGGAAACTGAACGAGAATATCTTTGATGAGCATTTTCTGTTTCTGCGTGGCGGAGCTGTCGCGGGAGAAGGTAGATATTTTCTCCACGCCGTCGCGCGTCGCCACATACTCCACAAGATTCTCAAGATGAACCGCTGAGTTTTTTAAGTATCGACATTTGAAGATGATTTTCGGCATGGTTATTCACCCTTTTGGAATTTCGTAACATCCTCGAAGGTCACTGAGCCGATGGATTTCTTCACGTCGGCAACGCACTTTCCGCGCAGCCGATGCAGTGTGTTTTCATCCACCTCCGCTGTGGACGCTAGGATGTTCATCATCATGGACATCTCCACGGCCAATTTAAACATCACGCGGGCAATGCGGTTTTCCGACGTCCCGATGATGCCTGACATGGCCGAGGTGATAGCAGTTGGCAAAAACTTCATGCTATCCTCTGCCGAGATATAGCCGCAATAAAAGCGAATAGCCTTTTCAATAAACTCACTCTGACTTTTGCAGTTGTCTTTTTCATAGAGTTCCTGCACCCTTTGCTGTGTTTTAGGGTACATCCATAACGGAAATCTTTTTTTATTTTCCTCTGCCATAAGTTTTACCTCCATTTTTTTGAATTATAAAAAGCACCCTCTGGAATTGCAGCTTAAATTCCAGAGAGTGCTTATAATTCACTTTTAATATTACATTTATAAGATTATTAAGAGTATGAGTTAGCCTCAAAGATTATCATTTCATATCTATATATTTCATTCAAATTATTTGATATAGCAAGTATATGGATAATATGCAATTTGCAATTGCATTTTTACCGAGATTAGCTGGTCCGCGCCCTCTAGGTACCAAACTCCTAAATACCCGGCCGCCTCCCGCTGGAGCACTAGACGTGCGGAGGCGGTCATCCTGTTAGTGATAGTGAATTGCGGATTAAAAGAATCTCCTTTTTCAGCATTATCCGAGAGCCACATCAAGCTGTTCCAATGCTGTCACAATTTCATTGACCGTTTGAGAGTCAAATTCTGCCCGATCTGCTTCTTCATGAGTTCCTTTATTTAAGTATCTCCATTCCCTTGATTCACCGTTAATACCGAGTAGAGTTTCAATGGGAGTCAAAACAGCAGTTTTGTTTTGATCTAAAAAATCCGCTTTGGCAATTTTTGATTTTAGCTGCTCAGTTAGATTTCGGAGTTCGATAGGTGAGGTTACAGAACGCATTTTAATACTTAGGTTTCCATCGCCGTGTCTATTTACATAACGCCACACCTTTTCCTTTGTTAAAGATTCAAGGGCCTTCCTAGATTTGTCTAATGAATCTCGGATCTCGTTCTTATCATAGTGGGTTCGAGCGGCGATAACATAATTTCGTGGGGAGCAATTATGATTGACAGAGATGTTGAAATCGCTAATCTTTGGTAAAAAGGAGAGCGTTTTGGACTGATGTGCTTTTTCAGCTGATAACAGGTT is a window from the Dehalobacter sp. DCA genome containing:
- the mobP3 gene encoding MobP3 family relaxase, which gives rise to MPKIIFKCRYLKNSAVHLENLVEYVATRDGVEKISTFSRDSSATQKQKMLIKDILVQFPDTADVFEYEDYLKHPTTKNASEFISSALDQNLDQLSHQEIYVNYIATRPRAEKLGTHGLFSDGDTPLVLSKVMEEVAQHTGNVWTPIISLRREDAARLGYDNAAAWMALLRKQRNMLAEQMKIAPENLRWYAAFHNEGHHPHCHMLVHSVNPREGYVTKTAIDKMRGSLAREIFQQDLIQIYAEQTTQRNELAGKSREALREIIGRMSGSVCESETIEALLMHLAERLKHTSGKKHYGYLKAPLKAIVDQIVDELAKNEQVSEAYAKWHGLRNEVLRTYTDKTPDPLPLSRQKEFKSIKNMVISEAMSISSHYFTLEGDEEAEQLPDDGQEMNTENSAELLTKASVPNNSFAQYRLGRRYLLGDGHPKDVKTAVEWLTASAEQGNQHAQYALGKLFLMGEDVPYDREAAVRWFTLSAEQGNVYARYFLDNMDTFSNPFLLLAATRLLHHLSRIFRDEQQRLSGGPAMQTDSKLRRKIREKKIAQGHAQDDHELKHTNY
- a CDS encoding DUF3991 domain-containing protein, producing MEYIHFTDEQKQRANSVDLVDFLQRQGEQLVRSGREWRWKRHDSVTVRGSQWFRHSRKEGGHAIDFVQQFYDMSFPEAVTLLLGGESGVEWNQTSKSVPLTRKFFALPEANMDMRRVFAYLIKQRFIDREVLTHFAHEKLIYEDKKYHNAVFVGLDENGIPRHAHKRGTYTRGEPYKGNVEGSDPKYSFHRLGESDTLYVFEAPVDMLSFITLNKDGWKHHSYVTLDGVSEHAMLCQLELNPHLKSVVLCLDHDEAGIEAVSRLKDILHEKGYRDISVMQSQYKDWNEDLKAKNGVSPIPAREHPKLELLPKVVRELHDLCNALSAHKDIDFFLAECAEAVEPLLASGKTAALNSEAVRECLQCMAASSLTSMQRQMRQMEQPVTMVQLIQKLQDSYRPHEDRGWLRTKAEQLRQDVSNISRQLQMIGIRTLEDKEKLLSSYQLLALDCIKTIMFVEQELPSMLPVQEQAVNFSMTM
- a CDS encoding VirD4-like conjugal transfer protein, CD1115 family, which produces MQTSQIIILSAAGLSMFGVIGLLSLIAHYYTLNGIKSKTVGDGQHGTARWATKQEIKKTYTEIPYEPEKWRKGESLPKEQGLIVGWRKASLFDNKAQHGYAMVDDDDIHCLMIGAAGVGKTANFLYPNLEYACACGMSFVTTDTKGDLYRNYAGIAKEKYGYDIAVIDLRNPTRSDGNNLLHLVNRYMDAYLNNPQNLAFKARAEKYAKITAKTIINSGGFDTAMAGQNAFFYDAAEGLLTSVILLIAEYCEPKQRHIVSVFKLIQDLLAPSGVKGRTLFQLLLVHLPDEHKTKWFAGAALNTAEQAMQSVLSTALSRLNSFLDSELEQILCFDTAIDAEKFCTEKSAIFLVMPEEDNTKYFIISLIVQQLYREILSVADEHGGKLPNRVMMFLDEIGTIPKIESAEMMFSASRSRRVSIVAIIQSFAQLEKNYGREGSAIIIDNCQDTVFGGFAPNSESAQILSKAMGSKTVMSGSVSRGKNDPSQSLQMIERPLMTPDELKSMPKGHFVITKTGTYPMRTKLKLFTEWGITFGKPYEISEKSARRVEYADRHRVEEEIIRRHSASVDVTEEAEAGPSASGGILHSPIQEPEAPARTKAPVRIE